CCGGCTGGCATCACGAAGAAGCCGCCCACGGAGTAAGCGCCGCGTGAGCGGCGAGACGCACGCTCCGCGCAGTGGCGGCGGTGATGGGCAGACGCCCATCACCGCCGCTGACGTTGCGGCACAGGTGGGCGGACGCCTCATGGGCGACCCGACCGTGCTGGTGCGCGGGATCGCGCCGCTCGACCGGGCCGGCCCGCACGATCTGAGCATCTTGTCGCACCGCCGGTACAGCGGCTGGTTCGCCCAGTCGCGTGCCGGTGTGGTGCTGGTGGCGCTCGAGCTGGCTGACCAGCCCGGGCGCCCCACGACTCGCATCGTGGTCGAGCGCCCAATGGATGCGCTGATCGGGCTGCTGGGGCACTTTCAACGGACCGAACCGCGTGCCGCTGGAGTCCACCCGACCGCGGTCATCGCGGCCACGGCGCGCCTGGGGGCAGGAGTGACCGTCGATCCCCACGCCGTGGTTGGCGACGGGGTGGTGATTGGCGATCGGTGCTGGATTGGCGCGGGCGCCACGGTGGGGGCGGGGAGTTCGCTGGGCGCTGACGTACGCCTGCATCCGCATGCCGTGGTCTATCCCTTCACCGAGCTTGGCGACCGCGTCGTGCTGCACGCCGGTGCGCAGGTGGGGCGTGAAGGGTTCGGTTTCGTTCCGCGACCCACAGGCGTTGTGCGCATTCCCCATGTGGGACGCTGCGTGCTCGAGCACGACGTCGAGGTGGGGGCCAACAGCTGTGTCGACCGCGGGAGCGTCGACGATACGATCATCGGCGCCGGTACGAAGATCGACAATCTGGTCCAGATCGGGCACAACGTACGCATTGGGCGCTTCTGCTTCATTGCGTCGCAGGTCGGCATGGCCGGCTCGACACGCATTGAAGATGGCGCGCAGGTTGGCGGGCAGGCGGGGCTTGGCGGGCACCTGACCATCGGCGTCAAGGCGTCCGTTGCGGCGCAGTCGGGGGTGTTCGGGGATGTTCCCGCTGGTGAGGTCTGGTCGGGCTATCCGGCCCGTCCGCACAAGGAACAGATGCGGACGCAGGCGGCCCTGGTGCGCCTGGCGCGCCTCGTGAGGCCGCTCGAGCGGTTGCTCGGTCGCTCGGACGCCTCGGTTGAAGGAGCGGGCACATGATCGCGCGCGCTGGATCGAAGGCCCCGTCGGCCGACTCGGTATCGGCGAACGTCGGTCGTCTCGGGCGTCGCACGATCGGGGCGGACGCCAGGGTCGAGGGCGTGGGGCTGCACCTTGGCCGACCGTGCCGGCTGGTGTTCAGGCCGGCCTCGTCAGGCACAGGTATCGTGTTCCGCCGTGTTGACCTGCCGGGGAGCGACTCCATTCCGGCGCGCGTCGATCTGGCCGTGGAAGCGGAACGCCGGACCCAGCTGGGCGAGGGGGAGGCGGCGCTGCACACGGTGGAACACGTGCTGGCAGCCGTTGGCGGGCTGGCCATCGATGATCTGATCATCGAGATGGATGGCCCGGAGCCTCCCATCATGGACGGCAGCGCGACGCCGTTCCTGGAGGCACTCACCGGCGCCGGGCTGGTCCTCACCGACGGGCGCCCGGATTGGCTCGTGCTGCGCAAGAGCATTCGCGTGGTTGATGGAGAGAGTGTCTACGAGGCACATCCGTGTTTCGGGCTGTCGCTCGATGTCTCCATCGACTTCCCGCATCCGCTGATCGGCGCGCAGCGGGGCACCTACATGGTCACCCCGACCACCTTTCGCGAGGCGCTGGCGGGGGCGCGCACCTTCGGCTTCGTGCACGAAGTCGAGGCGCTGCGGGCGAAGGGACTCATTCAGGGGGCGTCCACGGCCAATGCGATCGTGTTGGACGCCAACGGGCTGGTGGACACGGCCCTGCGCTGGCCGGACGAATTCGTTCGGCACAAGGCCCTCGACTGTGTCGGGGACCTCGTCCTGGCAGGCGCGCGCGTGCGCGCCCGCATCGTTGCTCACAAGCCCAGCCACCGCGGCACGGTGGCGTTGGTGCGAGCGCTCGTTCAACACGCCACCCGGGAACCGTCCGTGTACACCGTCGAAGACATTCTGCAGGTACTGCCGCATCGCTACCCGTTTCTGCTCGTCGATCGCATCCTCGAGCTTGAAGAAGGCAAGCGCATCGTAGGCCTCAAGAACGTCACCATCAACGAGCCGTTCTTCCAGGGGCACTTTCCAGGGCATCCGATCATGCCGGGAGTTCTCATCATCGAGGCGATGGCGCAGGTGGGAGGCATGCTGCTTATGCGCACCATCGAGGATCCTTCGTCGAAGGTGGTGTACTTCCTGTCGCTCGACAACGTGAAGTTCCGGCGCCCTGTGAAGCCCGGGGATCAGCTGCGCCTCGAGCTCGATGTCGTTCAGATGCGTGGCACGATGTGCAAGATGAAGGGCACGGCCTACGTCGATGGACAGGTCGTGACCGAAGCAGACATGGCGGCCATGGTTCGCGATCGATGAGCACCATACCGGAGACGATTGGAGGGGCCCGCATCCATCCGAGTGCGCTCATCGATCCGACGGCGCAGATCGGCCTGGATGTCGAGATCGGCCCGTGGGCCATCGTGGGGCCGCATTGCACCATTGGCAACGGGTCGCGCGTGGGCGCGCGCGCCACGCTCGAACGCAACGTGACGCTGGGCGAACGCGTCGTGATCGGCGTGGGCTCCGTGCTCGGCGGAGATCCCCAGGACCTCAAGTTCCGCGGGGAAGAAACGTGGGTCGAGATCGGTGATGACACCACCGTGCGCGAGTATGCCACGATCAACCGAGGCACGGCGCACTCCATCACGACCCGCGTGGGGAAGCACTGCTTTCTCATGAGCTACGTGCACCTGGCGCACGACTGCCAGCTGGGCGATCACATCATCATCTCGAACGGGACGCAGCTCGCCGGCCATGTGCAGGTCGAGGATCGCGCAATCATCTCCGGGTTGTGCGCCGTGCATCAGTTTGCGCGCATCGGACGGCATGCCTTCATTGGCGGCTGCTCCCGCGTCGCGCAGGACGTACCGCCCTACGTGCGCGCCGTCGGCAACCCCATCAAGCTGTTCGGGCTCAACTCCGTGGGGCTGCAGCGCAGCGGCTTTGACGAGCCGGTGGTACGCGAGCTCAAGAAGGCTTATCGCCACTGCTTCCGTTCCGATCTCAACTTGTCGCAGGGGGTGGAGAAGGCCCGCGGCGAGCTTGAGCTCATTCCCGAGGTGCAGCACTTCCTCGAGTTCATCGAAGCGAGCCAGCGTGGCGTCGGCTTCTGAGCTCGTGACCTTCCGGAGCATCGCATGACGGCGCTTGCCGACCAGCAGTGGTTCAGCCGTGCCAACGCTCCGCGGGTGGGCGTCGTGGGGGCGGGCGGACTGGGGGTGCATCATGTCCGCATCCTGCGTGACCTGTGCGGCGACCGTTTCGCCGGCTTTGTCGACGAAAATCCCGCGCGGGCGGCGCAGGTGGCCGCGCAGTATCACGTCACGGCGTATCCATCGCTCGACCGGCTGCTCGACGACGTCGAAGCCGTTTCAATCGTCGTGCCCACCACGGCGCACCACGCCGTGGCGTCGGCCGCACTGTCCCGCGGCAAGCATGTCTTCGTGGAGAAGCCGTTCACGGTAACCCTGGTCGAAGCCGACGACCTGCTGCAACAGGCCGCGCGCGCGGGGGTGATGCTGCAGGTTGGTCACGTCGAGCGCTTCAATCGGGCGGTGCGCGCGGCCGTGCCGTTCGTCGACGGGCCGCGCTTCATCGAGAGCGACCGTCTCGCCCCGTTCAACCCGCGCGGGTCGGATGTCGCGGTGGTGCTGGATCTCATGATCCACGATCTGGATCTCGTGCACACGCTGGTCGGATCGCCCGTGGCCGATGTACAGGCTATGGGCATTCCGGTGCTGACGCCGCAGCTCGACATCGCCAACGCGCGGCTCACCTTTGCCAACGGCGCCGTGGCGAACATCACGGCCAGTCGCGTGTCGCGGGAGCGGCTGCGCAAGTTGCGCATTTTCCAGCGAAGCGGCTACCTGTCGCTCGACCTGGCGGCCGGGACAGGAGAATTCTTCCGTCTTCGGGGCGACTTCGATCCCATGCAGCTTGCCCGTGCTCCGCGCGCGCTGGAGGAGTTCGTCGAACGTGTGGTGCTGGAGGCGCCGGAAGGTGAACCGCTGGTGCTGGAGCTGTCGCAGTTTCTCGGGGCCATTGCGGGCCGCAACCCGGTGGCGGTGACCGGCGCGGAAGGGCGCGAGGCGCTCGAAGCGGCGCTCCGCATCGTCTCCGCCATCGAACGGGCGCACGCGAGGATGCAGGTCGACGAGGCGGCGGTCGCGTCCGCGGCGGCGCATGACGGGGCAACGCGTGCGTGAGGTGCTGTTCGTCGTCGGCGAAGCGTCCGGCGATCTGCATGCAGGCAAGGTCGCCGAGGTGCTGCGCCAGGTGGCACCTGCCGTGCCGCTCGTTGGTGTGGGGGGCGGGCATATGCGACGCGCCGGGGTGGAGATCATCGAGGACGTCGAGCAGCTCGCCGTAATGGGGTTCGTGGAGGTGCTGCAGCACATCCCAAGGCACTGGGCCCTGCTGCGGCGGCTGCGCGCGCGCATGGCAAGCGGCCGGGTCGGGCTGGTGGTGCTGCTCGATTATCCCGGATTCAATCTCAAGGTGGCCGAAGCGGCCCGCGCGGCCGGTATTCCAGTGCTCTACTACATCACGCCACAGGTGTGGGCGTGGGGGGCCAAGCGCCTGCCGAAGATCGCGCGTCTGGTCACCAAGGCCGCGTCGATCCTCCCCTTCGAGGAAGCGCTGCTGCGGCAGCATGGGGTGGACGCCACGTTCGTGGGGCATCCGCTGCTCGATCGCGCCCAGGACCTGCCGTCCACGATGGAGGCACGCGCCGAGCTTGGGCTCGATGTACACCGGCCGGTGCTTGCCCTCTTCCCCGGGAGCCGTCGCGCGGAGATCGCGCGGCATCTCGATCTCTTCGTGGCGACCGCCCAGGCCGTCCAGCGTCGCCGACCTCAAGTGCAGGTGGTGGTGGGGGTGGCCCCCACGGTGTCCATCAATGCCGCCGACTGTCCGTTTCCACTGGTGCAGGGCGCCTCGTTCGTGGTGCAGCGCGCTGCCACGGCAGGGCTGCTCAAGAGTGGCACCAACACGCTGGAGGCGGCCGTGGCCGGGCTGCCGCATGTGATCGGGTATCGCACGAGTGGGATCACGTACGCGATTGCGAAGCGGGTGGTGACGATTCCCCATATCGGCCTCGTCAACGTCGTGGCCGGGCGAGAGGTCTCGCCCGAGTTCGTGCAGGAGCGATTCGTTCCGGAACGTGTGGCCGCGACACTGCTGCCGCTGCTCGAGGCGGAATCCCCCGCGCGTTCCGCGGCGCTGGCGGGACTCGCCGAAGTCCGCGCGCGTCTGGGCACGCCGGGTGCCTCGCGCCGGGTAGCCGAGATGATTGCGCAGCTGCTGGTCGCATGAGCACCGCACCGGTGGCGCCTGCTGCCGAACGTCGCCCCGTCGCACTCGACGGGCGTACACGTGCTGCGATTGTGCTGGGCGGATGGTTGCTGCGCCTGCTCGGCGTCACGTGGCGCGTTCGGGTACACGGTCGCGAATGGCTTCTCGCCCGCCCAGCGGGGGAGACACCCGTGGTGTATGCCCTCTGGCACGGACAGATGCTGCCGCTCCTGTGGGCGCACAAGGCGCCGACCGGCGTGATCGTGAGCGAGCATCGCGACGGCGAAATCATCGCGCGCATCATTGCGCTGTTCGGCCTGTTTGGCGTGCGCGGCTCCAGCTCCCGTGGTGGAACGCGCGCCCTGCTCGAGTCCGTGCAGGTGGTGCGGCGCGGTACCGACATGGCGTTTACTCCCGACGGTCCGCGTGGGCCGCGGCATTCGTTTGCCCCCGGGGCGCTGATGCTGGCGAGTCGGGCACAGGTGCCGCTCGTCACGATTACCGGACATGTCGATCGCAAGTGGCAACTCCGCAGCTGGGACGGTTTCGAGATTCCCAAACCGTTTGCGCGGGTGACGGTGCTCTACGGCACTCCCCGCGCGGTTGAGGGCGAAGACATCCGCGCCGTTGCCGAGCGGGCGCCGGAGTTTGCCGAGTACATGCAGCAGGATCTCGCCTTGGTCGAAGCCCTGGCGCGCGGCGAGACAAGCCAGGTACCACCGCGCGGCGAGGCACCGGCGCCGTGAATGGGCGCGCCGTGGCGGAGTGGGTGTGGTATGGCACCAGTACGCTGGCGGCGCTTGCCCGCGCCACCCTGGCACCGGCATCCGCGCTCTTCGGAGCGGCCGTAGCCCGCCGGAACCGGCAGTTCGACGGTGTGCCGGCGGCGACCGTTCTCCCGGCGCTGTCGGTCGGGAATCTCACGGTTGGGGGAACCGGCAAGACCCCCGTTGCCTCCTGGTTCGCCAGGCAGCTGGCGGCCCGCGGCGCACGTCCGGCAATCATCCTGCGCGGTTACGGGGATGACGAGTGGCGCGTTCACCAGCTGCTCACGCCGCGCGTACCGGTCGTGGTCGGTGCGGATCGGCTACACGCCATGGCCGAAGCGCAGCAGCAGGGCGCCGATTGTGCGGTGCTGGACGATGCCTTTCAGCATCGCCGCGCGCACCGGGTGGCTGATGTCGTTCTCGTGAACGTGGATCGCTTTTGCGCGCCCGCCCGCCTGCTGCCTGCGGGGCCGTATCGCGAGCGGCTGTCGGCGCTGCGCCGCGCCACCGCCGTGGTCCTTACGCGAAAGGCGGCCGATGACGAAGCCGTGGCGCGCGTCGAGGCGGTGATTCGCGAGCAGACGCCGGAGGCAGCCGTCGCCATCGTTCGCCTGCTGCCGCAGGGCGTGCAGCGTGTGCCGTCTGCTGCCGGTGAGGCAATCCCCGTTTCTGAAAATGCGCACACCGCGGAGCCGCTCAGTTGGCTTCGCGATCGCCGTCTGCTGCTCACGTCGGCCATTGCCGATCCGGATGCGTTCGAGCGCCAACTGATCGCCACCGGGATGCGGCTCGTCCGTCACGTGCGCTTTCCGGATCATCATGCGTTCACTGACGCGGAGATCGCGCGGTTGGTGGAGGAGGCGCGACGGGGCGACGGGGCGCTCTGCACACTCAAGGACGCGGTGAAGCTGGGGCCACGTTGGCCTCGCGAAGCGCCGCCGCTTTGGTATGTTTCTCAGACACTCGTGGTGGATCGAGGCGCCGAGGTCCTGGAGCGCGAATGCGACCGGGTTCTGGCGGCGCGCGACGCCACGGTTCCCACCGTCGGCTGACGCCGGCACACCAAACTCCCCGCGAAATGGCCATCGACCTCCTGCGACTGCCGACGGACAGCATCGTTCGTCCGGACAAGGATCGGTTCCTCAACGAAGAGAATCCGTTCGAAGCGATGATGTCGCGCTTCGACCGCGCCGCCGAGTTGCTCGACCTCGAGCCCGGCATCTACAAGATCCTCCGCAATCCCGAGAAGCAGCTCATCGTCTCCGTTCCCGTCATGCTCGACAATGGGGACGTCGAAGTGTTCACGGGCTATCGCGTGCTCTACAACACTTCCCGCGGCCCCGCCAAGGGCGGCATCCGCTTCGATCTCAACGTCACGCTCGAGGAAGTGAAGGCGCTCGCCGCCTGGATGACCTGGAAGTGCGCCGTGGTGAACTTGCCCTTCGGCGGTGCCAAGGGTGGCGTCATCTGCGATCCGCTGTCCATGAGCGTGGGTGAACTGGAGAGGGTGACTCGCCGCTACACCAAGGGCATCATCTCGCTGCTCGGCCCCGATACCGACGTTCCGGCACCCGACGTGAACACGAACGAGCGCGTCATGGCGTGGCTCATGGATACGTACTCCATGCACGTCGGTCGCACGGAGAATGCCGTCACGACCGGCAAGCCCGTGGAAATGGGCGGGTCGCTGGGGCGCAAGGAAGCCACGGGTCGCGGGTGCATGCTCGTGACGAAGGAGGCGCTCCAGCACCTCGGCATGGACATCAAGGGCGCCAGGGTGGCCGTGCAGGGCTTCGGCAACGTCGGGTCCATCGCCGCGAAGCTCATGGCGGAGCAGGGGGCACGGATCGTCGCCATCAGCGATCGCGCGGGGGCCTTTCACAACGCCCAGGGCATCGATGTCGACGCGGCCATCCGGCACGTGCAGCAGCACCGCTCACTCGAGGGGTTCACCGGGGGGGACGCGATCGACGCCGACGACCTGCTCACGCTCGATGTGGATGTGCTCGTACCGGCAGCGCTCGAGAATGTCATTACCACCAAGAACGCGCCCCGGATTCGCGCGAAGGTGATTTGCGAGGGGGCCAACGGGCCGACGACCGCCGCGGCCGATCCCATTCTCGAGGAGAAGGGGATCTTCGTGATTCCCGACATTCTCGCCAACGCAGGTGGCGTGACGGTGTCCTATTTCGAGTGGGTGCAGGACCGCATGGGCTACTTCTGGAGCGAGGCCGTGGTCAACGAGCGGTTGGGTGACATCATGACCCGCAGCTTCGCCGACGTACTGCAGCTCTCCAAGCAGCACCGGGTCAACATGCGCACGGCCGCGTACATGCTCTCCATCAGCCGCGTCGCCACGGTGCATCGCCTGCGCGGCATCTACGCCTGAACGGACCGCGCTGTGCGCGTGTCGGTGGTGGTCATCGGCCGGCCTCGTCATGCGGGGCTGGCCGATGCCATTCGTGACTACGAGACTCGGGCGGGCCGCTACTGGCCGCTGGAGGTGGTCGAGGTCAAGGAGGAGCCCGGGCGCGGGCTGTCCGCCGAGCTCGTTCGTGACCGCGAAGGTGAGCGTCAGGCGGAGCGCCTCCCCGGTGATGCCATCGTGGTCGCCTGTGATCCAGGGGGCGCGGTCATGGAGTCCGAGCCCTTTGCCCGCTGGCTGCAGGAGCAGCGCGACGCGGCCCGCAGCGTCTGCTTCGTGGTGGGCGGGGCCCACGGACTGGGCGAGCCGGTCCGTCGCCGGGCCAATCGGCGGCTCTCACTGGCGCCATGGACGCTTCCGCATGAGGTTGCACGCCTGGTGCTGGCCGAGCAGCTCTATCGTGCTGGCACCATTGCGCGCGGCGAGCCATATCACAAATGATGGCCCTGACGTTCACACCCTGTGTCCCCTCGCGATGAGCTGTCCGTGACCAGCAGCCCCGTGGCTTCCGAAACCGCCCCCGCGGCCGAAACCGCTGCCGTGCTCATTCGGCCTGTGCCGCTCGGAGGGAGTGCGCTGTCGCAAGCGCTGCAGCGCGCCGAAACGGGGCGCGAATGGCTGGCTGCACCCCCGGAGACCGCCGACGGTTGGCGTGCACGCGCGCAGGCCGTGCGCACCAGCCTGCAGGGGCGGGATTGGCTGGCACCGCTGGCTCCCGCCTTTGCCGCGACGGGGGCTGCCGGGGAGCGCCTCAGCCGCGCCGCCGCGTCGGGCGTCGTGATCACGACAGGGCAGCAGCCGGGACTCTTTGGCGGGCCCACGTACACGTGGACCAAGGCGCTCGGAGCGCTCGCACTCGCCGACGAGTTGGAGTCAGCCACGGGCATGCCCGTGGCACCGGTGTTCTGGGCTGCCAGCGATGACGCCGACTGGCTGGAAGCCGCCGTCACCCATTTTGCGACAGCCCGCGGCCTGCTGTCGGTGTCGCTTCCCGGACCAGCCACCGAGGGTGTGGCCATGGCCGATGTCCCGCTGGGCGATCTCCGCGAGGCCCGACAGGCGCTGTCTACGGCCGCAGGGTCGGCGGCGCACCAGTCGGTGCTTGCCGCACTCGATGCGGCCTACGTGCCGCACGCGACCATCGGCGCGGCGTACGTCCAGTTGCTGCGCGCGCTCCTTGAGCCGCTTGGCATTGCCGTGCTGGATGCGGCCCACCCCGCGCTCCGTGTGGCGGCCGACCCCTTCCTGCGTCTGGCACTGAAGCAGGCGGCGCCCGTGCAGGAGGCGCTGCAGCGGCGCACTCACGAGATCGAATCGCACGGCTATCGCGCGCAGGTCGATGTGGTGGACGGCCTGTCACTGGTGTTTCGCTTGCGCCTCGAAGATCATGGCGGCCAGATGCGCCCGGTGCGCGAACGCGTGCCGCTGGCGCACGCTGCTGCCGTGGCGCGCGAGGCCGAACCGGGGACGCTGGGGGCCAATGTCCTGCTGCGTCCGGTATTGGAGCGCGCACTGCTTCCCACGCTCACCTATATGGCGGGGCCTGGGGAATACGCGTATTTCGCGCAGGTGGCGCCGGTCGCGGCTGCGCTGCAGGCAGAGGTTCCGGTGGTGACACCACGGTTCGCCTGCGAGCTTGTCGAACGCGAACGGTTGGCGCGTCAGGAGGCGCTGGGTATCGACGATGCCATGCTGCGCGATCCGCATGCGGCAGAAACGCATCGCGCGCGCGCGCAGCTGCCCGAGGCGCTGGCCGACTCCATGGAGCGGTTGCGACTGGCGCTGGAAACGCAGGTGCGTGGCCTGCAGGAGACGCTGGCCGGGCAGGGCGGGCCCGTGGCTGACGAGGTGGTGCAAGGACTGGCGCGCGACGTGACGCACCGGATCGACCGTTTCGAGCGTCGCGTTCTTGCCGGCATGAAACGCGTGGAGCAGGACGCGCAATTGGAGGTCGCGGCTCTTCGCGCCGCCTTGCGACCGCAGGGTCGGTCCCCCGAACGGGTGCTCAACCTGATGCCGATGCTTGCCCGGTACGGTCCGGCGCTCCTGGCTGACATTGCCGACGCGGCGCGCCCGTACGCGCGCTCGCTCGTCACGGGCGCCCCCGCGTCGTCGTGAGCACGCGGGCATGAGCGAGGGCACGGGCGGACGCGCAGCGTTCGTCGTCGGGGCCGGCATCCTCATCAGCCGCGTCGTCGGTCTCCTGCGCAATACGGCGTTTGCCTATTTCTTCGGAGCGGGCGCCGCGTCCGACGCCTACAACGCCGCGTTCCGCATACCGAATGCGGTGCGCAATCTGCTGGGCGAAGGGACCCTGTCGGCGGCCTTCGTCCCTGTCTACAGCAGGCTGCTCGGCTCCGGTGATGAGGCGGCTGCTCGCGCACTGGCCAACGCCGTGCTCGGTCTGCTCTTCGTTGCCGTCAGTGCCCTCACCCTCATCGGTGTGGCCGCCGCACCATGGCTTACCGCCGCGCTGGCAGCGGGTTTCGACGAGCCTACGCGGCAACTCGCCACGCAGCTGACCCGTGTGTTGTTCCCAATGACCGGAGTCATGGTGCTCAGCGGGTGGTGCCTCGGCATCCAGAATTCGCATCGGCGGTTCTTCTGGAGCTACGCGAGTGCCGCCATGTGGTCCGTGGCACAGATCGCGCTGCTGCTCGTGGGAGGGCCGCGTGCGGCCGATGCGGCCCAACTGGCGGTGTGGCTGGCGTGGGCAACGCTCGCTGGTGCGCTGCTGCAGGTGGCGGTGCAAATGCCGGAGGTCCTGCGTCTGATGGGAGCCGTGCGGCCGTCGCTCGATGCGACCAACGCGAGCGTCCGTCAGGTGCTGCGCAATCTGGTGCCCGTGATAACGGCGCTGGGAGTCGTGCAGATCTCGGGGTTCGTCGATCTGCAGATCGCCTCCTTCCTGCCAACCGGCGCCACGACCACCATCACCTACGCCAACACGCTCGCCCTGCTGCCTGTCTCCCTCTTCGGCGTGTCCGTGGCCGCTGCCTCCCTACCGGAGTTCTCCCGTGACACCGCGAGCGCGGCGCAGGAGGCACTCCGCGAACGACTCCGGGGCGGGTGGCAGCGCATCCTCTTCTACGTGGTCCCCAGCGCCGCGCTGTTCCTTGCCCTGGGTGACTATTGCGTGGGGGTGCTGTACCGCGCCGGGCGCTTTGGTGCGGCCGAGCAACAGGCGGTGTATGCCGTCCTCGCTGGCTACGCGCTGGGGCTGGTGAGCTTTGGCTCCGTCAAGCTGTTCGGCTCGGCGTACTATGCGCTGCAGGACTATCGGACACCGTTACGGGCGTCGGTGATCAGCATCGTGGTGTCGGCGATTGCCGCCATCAGCATGACGCTTCCGCTGCGCAGTTCGTCGCTCGCCGCGGCCGGCATTGCCGTGGGATCGGCGCTCGGATCGTACGTGAACCTCGGGCTGCTGGCGCGCGGGTTGCGGCGCCGCCTGGGCCCGCTGTACACCCCGGCCATGTGGAAGGGTACCCGGCGCATCATGCTGGCTTCCCTCGTGGCAGTCGTGGCCGGTAGTGGGGCACGGCTGCTGCATCAGCACTTCGCGCCCGAGTGGCATGTGCGCGTGGCCGCGTTCCCGGTACTCGGTGTATTCGGCGCGTCCTATCTCCTCGCCGCATGGTGGATGGGATCGGCCGAAGCCGCGCGATGGTTGCGTCGTCGCCCGCGGCACGCGGACTCACCCTCGGCGGGAGCATGAGCGCGTCTGCCATGCACGACGACGATCGAAGCGGATCGTCGCTGGAGCAGCTGCCTGTTCCCGACGACGACTGGACCAGGGCGGCACTGGCCCGTGGCATGCCGCTGGCGGTCGCGCGTCGGTTGCCGCACCTGCCGGAATCACCGGGCGTGTATCTCTGGAAGGACGAACAGGGTGGCGTGCTGTATGTGGGCAAGGCCAAGCGGCTTCGGTCCCGGGTGCGCAGCTACTGGGCGCAGGAGCACGAGGCGAGCCCCAAGACCCGCGGGCTGCTGCGCAAGGTACGCGACCTGGACACGATCGTGGTGCCGAGCGAGGCGCACTCGCTCATCCTCGAAGCCACGCTGATCAAGGAGTATCGTCCGCGGTTCAACATCGCCCTGCGCGACGACAAGTCGTATCCGTACATCAAGGTCACGGTACAGGAGCCGTTTCCTCGGGTCATCGTCACCCGGCGGTTGCAGGAC
This genomic stretch from Gemmatimonas sp. harbors:
- the lpxB gene encoding lipid-A-disaccharide synthase, which translates into the protein MTGQRVREVLFVVGEASGDLHAGKVAEVLRQVAPAVPLVGVGGGHMRRAGVEIIEDVEQLAVMGFVEVLQHIPRHWALLRRLRARMASGRVGLVVLLDYPGFNLKVAEAARAAGIPVLYYITPQVWAWGAKRLPKIARLVTKAASILPFEEALLRQHGVDATFVGHPLLDRAQDLPSTMEARAELGLDVHRPVLALFPGSRRAEIARHLDLFVATAQAVQRRRPQVQVVVGVAPTVSINAADCPFPLVQGASFVVQRAATAGLLKSGTNTLEAAVAGLPHVIGYRTSGITYAIAKRVVTIPHIGLVNVVAGREVSPEFVQERFVPERVAATLLPLLEAESPARSAALAGLAEVRARLGTPGASRRVAEMIAQLLVA
- the lpxD gene encoding UDP-3-O-(3-hydroxymyristoyl)glucosamine N-acyltransferase, which produces MSGETHAPRSGGGDGQTPITAADVAAQVGGRLMGDPTVLVRGIAPLDRAGPHDLSILSHRRYSGWFAQSRAGVVLVALELADQPGRPTTRIVVERPMDALIGLLGHFQRTEPRAAGVHPTAVIAATARLGAGVTVDPHAVVGDGVVIGDRCWIGAGATVGAGSSLGADVRLHPHAVVYPFTELGDRVVLHAGAQVGREGFGFVPRPTGVVRIPHVGRCVLEHDVEVGANSCVDRGSVDDTIIGAGTKIDNLVQIGHNVRIGRFCFIASQVGMAGSTRIEDGAQVGGQAGLGGHLTIGVKASVAAQSGVFGDVPAGEVWSGYPARPHKEQMRTQAALVRLARLVRPLERLLGRSDASVEGAGT
- a CDS encoding lysophospholipid acyltransferase family protein, producing the protein MSTAPVAPAAERRPVALDGRTRAAIVLGGWLLRLLGVTWRVRVHGREWLLARPAGETPVVYALWHGQMLPLLWAHKAPTGVIVSEHRDGEIIARIIALFGLFGVRGSSSRGGTRALLESVQVVRRGTDMAFTPDGPRGPRHSFAPGALMLASRAQVPLVTITGHVDRKWQLRSWDGFEIPKPFARVTVLYGTPRAVEGEDIRAVAERAPEFAEYMQQDLALVEALARGETSQVPPRGEAPAP
- a CDS encoding Gfo/Idh/MocA family oxidoreductase, whose amino-acid sequence is MTALADQQWFSRANAPRVGVVGAGGLGVHHVRILRDLCGDRFAGFVDENPARAAQVAAQYHVTAYPSLDRLLDDVEAVSIVVPTTAHHAVASAALSRGKHVFVEKPFTVTLVEADDLLQQAARAGVMLQVGHVERFNRAVRAAVPFVDGPRFIESDRLAPFNPRGSDVAVVLDLMIHDLDLVHTLVGSPVADVQAMGIPVLTPQLDIANARLTFANGAVANITASRVSRERLRKLRIFQRSGYLSLDLAAGTGEFFRLRGDFDPMQLARAPRALEEFVERVVLEAPEGEPLVLELSQFLGAIAGRNPVAVTGAEGREALEAALRIVSAIERAHARMQVDEAAVASAAAHDGATRA
- the lpxC gene encoding UDP-3-O-acyl-N-acetylglucosamine deacetylase, translating into MIARAGSKAPSADSVSANVGRLGRRTIGADARVEGVGLHLGRPCRLVFRPASSGTGIVFRRVDLPGSDSIPARVDLAVEAERRTQLGEGEAALHTVEHVLAAVGGLAIDDLIIEMDGPEPPIMDGSATPFLEALTGAGLVLTDGRPDWLVLRKSIRVVDGESVYEAHPCFGLSLDVSIDFPHPLIGAQRGTYMVTPTTFREALAGARTFGFVHEVEALRAKGLIQGASTANAIVLDANGLVDTALRWPDEFVRHKALDCVGDLVLAGARVRARIVAHKPSHRGTVALVRALVQHATREPSVYTVEDILQVLPHRYPFLLVDRILELEEGKRIVGLKNVTINEPFFQGHFPGHPIMPGVLIIEAMAQVGGMLLMRTIEDPSSKVVYFLSLDNVKFRRPVKPGDQLRLELDVVQMRGTMCKMKGTAYVDGQVVTEADMAAMVRDR
- the lpxA gene encoding acyl-ACP--UDP-N-acetylglucosamine O-acyltransferase, which translates into the protein MSTIPETIGGARIHPSALIDPTAQIGLDVEIGPWAIVGPHCTIGNGSRVGARATLERNVTLGERVVIGVGSVLGGDPQDLKFRGEETWVEIGDDTTVREYATINRGTAHSITTRVGKHCFLMSYVHLAHDCQLGDHIIISNGTQLAGHVQVEDRAIISGLCAVHQFARIGRHAFIGGCSRVAQDVPPYVRAVGNPIKLFGLNSVGLQRSGFDEPVVRELKKAYRHCFRSDLNLSQGVEKARGELELIPEVQHFLEFIEASQRGVGF
- a CDS encoding tetraacyldisaccharide 4'-kinase; its protein translation is MNGRAVAEWVWYGTSTLAALARATLAPASALFGAAVARRNRQFDGVPAATVLPALSVGNLTVGGTGKTPVASWFARQLAARGARPAIILRGYGDDEWRVHQLLTPRVPVVVGADRLHAMAEAQQQGADCAVLDDAFQHRRAHRVADVVLVNVDRFCAPARLLPAGPYRERLSALRRATAVVLTRKAADDEAVARVEAVIREQTPEAAVAIVRLLPQGVQRVPSAAGEAIPVSENAHTAEPLSWLRDRRLLLTSAIADPDAFERQLIATGMRLVRHVRFPDHHAFTDAEIARLVEEARRGDGALCTLKDAVKLGPRWPREAPPLWYVSQTLVVDRGAEVLERECDRVLAARDATVPTVG